A genomic segment from Malus domestica chromosome 05, GDT2T_hap1 encodes:
- the LOC114824821 gene encoding uncharacterized protein: MEGLIPFLLHAIKKQRPQHRLIRSFSASESNSNRSYHLLLTGQDSAEGSSHRRTRSEFQPPTFNKEEAGVSAAAPSVFVGSKIGSYPYQGSNAGMTRRK; the protein is encoded by the coding sequence ATGGAAGGTTTGATTCCATTTCTTCTTCATGCAATCAAGAAGCAAAGACCTCAGCACAGGTTGATCAGATCGTTTTCTGCTTCTGAGAGCAACTCCAACCGTAGCTACCATCTTCTGCTGACCGGCCAGGATTCGGCGGAGGGCTCGTCTCACCGCAGGACAAGGTCGGAGTTCCAGCCTCCCACCTTCAATAAGGAAGAAGCCGGTGTTTCCGCTGCTGCTCCTTCGGTGTTCGTTGGATCGAAGATAGGTTCCTATCCTTACCAAGGCTCTAATGCGGGCATGACTAGAAGGAAGTGA